From the genome of Croceibacterium atlanticum:
TGTCCGCAGCTGCGGCCACGACGGATTCCGGCGTTGGCTTTTCCGTATTTTTCGGGGCCTGATCTTCCTGGGCTTGTGCGGCCGTGGATGTCAGGGACAGGGCGGCCAGCATCATGGCCGAGAGCAGGGAAGTGTGCTTCATTCGCCCCTTCTGCCCCTATCCGGCTGCTTCCTCAAGCGCGTGCATCGCCTCGTCCGACAGGCCAAAATGATGTCCGACCTCATGCACCACGACATGGGCGATCAGGCGTTCCAGCGTTTCATCCCCGCGCGCCACCCATTCATCCAGAATTGGCCGGCGGAACAGGCGGATGCGGTCGGGCATGGTGCCGGAATGATCGATGCTTTTCGCATGCAGCGGCAGGCCTTCATACAGGCC
Proteins encoded in this window:
- a CDS encoding metallopeptidase family protein → MARNFGIAPSADEMEKLARQALARLPDQFLSHLGDIVLQVEEFADEHLLAEMEIEDPFALTGLYEGLPLHAKSIDHSGTMPDRIRLFRRPILDEWVARGDETLERLIAHVVVHEVGHHFGLSDEAMHALEEAAG